The Streptomyces sp. NBC_00440 genome contains a region encoding:
- a CDS encoding alpha/beta fold hydrolase — protein MTAAPAAGPRVTEAGAAGPLLLCLHGIGSSSAAFAPQLAELSAYVRVVAWDAPGYAASPDPRGPLTLDGYADAAAALIEERGGSAHVLGVSWGGVIALRLAARHPGLVASLIVADSSAGSGTDPAKAAAMRGRAAELEAAGPRAFAEQRGPRLVSAMAPPELVRRVVDTMAGAVRLPGYGYAAEAMAAADLRTELAGITAPALVICGDQDRVTGVEASQLIAGSLHKSAYVIVKDAGHLANQEQPRAFNAWVLSHLRITAQIPE, from the coding sequence GTGACCGCCGCGCCTGCGGCCGGCCCGCGGGTGACGGAGGCCGGGGCCGCGGGGCCGCTGCTGCTCTGCCTGCACGGCATCGGCTCGTCGTCCGCCGCCTTCGCCCCGCAGCTCGCGGAACTCTCCGCGTACGTCCGGGTGGTGGCCTGGGACGCGCCCGGCTACGCGGCGTCCCCCGACCCGCGGGGCCCGCTGACGCTCGACGGCTACGCGGACGCGGCGGCGGCGCTCATCGAGGAGCGCGGCGGCAGCGCCCATGTGCTGGGCGTCTCCTGGGGCGGGGTCATCGCACTGCGGCTGGCCGCCCGCCACCCCGGGCTGGTCGCCTCGCTGATCGTCGCCGACTCCAGCGCCGGTTCGGGCACCGACCCGGCGAAGGCGGCGGCGATGCGCGGACGGGCGGCCGAGCTGGAAGCCGCCGGGCCGCGGGCCTTCGCCGAGCAGCGCGGACCGCGGCTCGTCTCCGCGATGGCGCCCCCGGAGCTGGTGCGGCGGGTCGTCGACACCATGGCCGGCGCCGTCCGGCTGCCCGGCTACGGCTACGCCGCGGAGGCGATGGCCGCAGCCGACCTCCGTACCGAACTCGCCGGGATCACCGCCCCAGCCCTGGTCATCTGCGGCGACCAGGACCGGGTCACCGGCGTCGAGGCGAGCCAGCTCATCGCGGGCTCCCTCCACAAGTCCGCCTACGTGATCGTCAAGGACGCCGGTCACCTGGCCAACCAGGAGCAGCCCCGGGCCTTCAACGCCTGGGTCCTCTCCCACCTCCGTATCACCGCACAGATCCCCGAATGA
- a CDS encoding VOC family protein, translated as MPQPPIARLRSLRSVELFTPAFSETADFYQEVWGLESVESGPGARWLRGTGTEHHVLHLTRADRTGLGRIAFAVATPADVDEAARRLLARGITPVAGPGPLDQVGGGYGLRFTDPEHRLIEISAEVEAVAPRGRDGSVPVGVTHTVLNTTDIDASVAFYRDVLGLRVSDWSEHQMAFLRCNADHHCIAFNQAEWASLNHVAYEMSSVDHFMRGLGRLRHHGIVPQWGPGRHGPGDNTFSYFTDPSGLVCEYTSEVAQIVEDAWIARVWRRTPELSDLWGTAGPPSAEIRDRMAGTPDPGPLAAPAAPATPCADAGTATTHSDTDTDTDTDTDTDTEEIPV; from the coding sequence ATGCCCCAACCCCCCATCGCCCGGCTGCGGTCGCTGCGCAGCGTCGAGCTGTTCACCCCCGCCTTCTCCGAGACCGCCGACTTCTACCAGGAGGTCTGGGGCCTGGAGAGCGTCGAGTCCGGCCCCGGTGCGCGCTGGCTGCGCGGCACCGGAACCGAGCACCACGTCCTGCACCTCACCCGCGCCGACCGCACCGGCCTCGGCCGGATCGCCTTCGCCGTGGCGACACCGGCCGATGTGGACGAGGCCGCACGGCGGCTGCTCGCCCGGGGCATCACCCCGGTCGCGGGCCCAGGACCGCTCGACCAGGTGGGCGGCGGCTACGGGCTGCGCTTCACCGACCCCGAGCACCGGCTGATCGAGATAAGCGCCGAGGTCGAGGCGGTCGCACCGCGCGGCCGGGACGGCTCGGTGCCGGTCGGCGTCACCCACACCGTGCTCAACACCACCGACATCGACGCCTCGGTCGCCTTCTACCGCGACGTACTCGGCCTGCGGGTCTCCGACTGGTCCGAGCACCAGATGGCGTTCCTGCGGTGCAACGCCGACCACCACTGCATCGCCTTCAACCAGGCCGAGTGGGCCTCGCTCAACCACGTGGCGTACGAGATGAGTTCGGTCGACCACTTCATGCGCGGGCTCGGCCGCCTGCGTCACCACGGCATCGTCCCGCAGTGGGGCCCCGGCCGGCACGGTCCGGGCGACAACACCTTCTCGTACTTCACCGACCCGTCGGGGCTCGTCTGCGAGTACACGTCGGAGGTCGCGCAGATCGTGGAGGACGCCTGGATCGCCCGGGTCTGGCGGCGGACCCCCGAGCTGTCCGATCTCTGGGGAACGGCCGGGCCGCCGTCGGCGGAGATCCGCGACCGGATGGCGGGCACCCCCGACCCCGGTCCGCTCGCCGCCCCGGCGGCCCCCGCAACCCCCTGTGCCGACGCCGGCACAGCAACGACCCACAGCGACACCGACACCGACACCGACACCGACACCGACACCGACACCGAGGAGATTCCGGTATGA
- a CDS encoding cupin domain-containing protein, translating to MPVTTTEYDNGGDLAGYTDSLIATKDSREPDWDTLAFQAKAGDQYRRAQIRYVGSGATGNHDGDNRILPSGGFTFSNMLLPPGAEGPEHTHHDVEEAFFVLEGKVRVGIHRGDSEAEYRTLGYRDMIVVPAGVARSLKNEGDTDALFCVVIGTQKPQVPTYPEHSPMHGVTRD from the coding sequence ATGCCCGTCACCACCACCGAGTACGACAACGGCGGCGACCTCGCCGGCTACACCGACTCCCTGATCGCCACGAAGGACTCCCGCGAGCCCGACTGGGACACCCTGGCGTTCCAGGCCAAGGCCGGTGACCAGTACCGGCGCGCGCAGATCCGCTACGTCGGCTCCGGCGCGACCGGCAACCACGACGGTGACAACCGGATCCTGCCGTCCGGCGGCTTCACCTTCTCCAACATGCTGCTGCCGCCGGGCGCCGAGGGCCCCGAGCACACCCACCACGACGTCGAGGAGGCCTTCTTCGTCCTGGAGGGCAAGGTGCGCGTCGGGATCCACCGCGGTGACAGCGAGGCGGAGTACCGCACGCTCGGCTACCGCGACATGATCGTGGTCCCGGCGGGCGTGGCGCGTTCGCTGAAGAACGAGGGCGACACCGACGCGCTGTTCTGCGTCGTCATCGGCACGCAGAAGCCGCAGGTCCCGACCTACCCCGAGCACTCGCCGATGCACGGCGTGACCCGCGACTGA
- a CDS encoding aldehyde dehydrogenase family protein, which translates to MTRSPAAEVPDEALVAGVWRRGAGAPAETVDPATGRVLATVHAVTPAEVDEAAEGAARAAADPAWRALLPHQRARLLHRIAELTEGAAEHLAALQTADTGKALTETRALVASAAGTFRYTAAALETAEEAITPSRGDYLTMSTFEPIGVIGAINPWNSPVASDAQKLAPALAGGNAVLLKPAEWTPLVSLALGRLISRALDELSLPAGLLSVLPGRGSIVGDAIVRHPRTGKVSFTGGTDTGRTIAHAAAEKIMPVSLELGGKSPTIVLADADIEQALAGVMFGVFSSSGQSCIAGSRLFVAREIYDAFVGELVERTRKLRVGPGTAPDTQVGPLVHHRHRDAVAARVDLARTEGARVLCGGSVPPGDEYRDGAYYLPTVLDGLDNSSRTCQEEIFGPVLAALPFDDEDDLVRRANASVYGLACGIWTRDHRAAWRIARRVEAGTVWINTYKQFSIATPFGGLKDSGLGREKSRDGIRAYQRQKSLYWGTSDAPLPWAAL; encoded by the coding sequence ATGACCCGGTCCCCTGCTGCCGAAGTACCCGACGAAGCGCTCGTGGCCGGCGTGTGGCGCCGCGGCGCCGGTGCCCCGGCCGAGACCGTCGACCCGGCCACCGGCCGGGTGCTCGCCACCGTGCACGCCGTGACCCCGGCGGAGGTCGACGAGGCCGCCGAAGGCGCCGCCCGCGCCGCCGCCGACCCGGCCTGGCGCGCGCTCCTCCCGCATCAGCGCGCCCGGCTGCTGCACCGGATCGCCGAGCTGACCGAGGGCGCGGCGGAACACCTCGCGGCGCTCCAGACCGCCGACACGGGCAAGGCCCTCACCGAGACCCGCGCCCTGGTGGCCAGCGCGGCCGGGACCTTCCGGTACACGGCCGCCGCGCTGGAGACCGCCGAGGAGGCGATCACCCCCTCGCGCGGCGACTACCTCACGATGAGCACCTTCGAGCCGATCGGTGTCATCGGCGCGATCAACCCCTGGAACTCCCCGGTGGCCAGCGACGCGCAGAAGCTCGCGCCCGCCCTCGCCGGGGGCAACGCGGTCCTGCTGAAGCCCGCCGAGTGGACCCCGCTGGTCTCGCTCGCGCTGGGGCGGCTGATCAGCCGCGCCCTGGACGAACTCTCGCTGCCCGCCGGGCTCCTGTCGGTGCTCCCCGGGCGCGGCAGCATCGTGGGCGACGCCATCGTGCGCCATCCGCGTACCGGAAAGGTCAGTTTCACCGGCGGTACGGACACCGGACGGACGATCGCGCACGCCGCGGCCGAGAAGATCATGCCCGTCTCGCTGGAGCTGGGCGGCAAGTCACCGACCATCGTGCTCGCCGACGCCGACATCGAACAGGCCCTGGCCGGCGTGATGTTCGGCGTCTTCTCCTCCAGCGGCCAGTCCTGCATCGCCGGTTCGCGGCTCTTCGTGGCGCGTGAGATCTACGACGCCTTCGTCGGTGAACTGGTAGAGCGCACCCGGAAGCTGCGGGTCGGCCCCGGTACGGCGCCGGACACCCAGGTCGGTCCGCTGGTGCACCACCGGCACCGGGACGCGGTGGCGGCCAGGGTCGACCTGGCGCGTACCGAGGGGGCCCGGGTGCTCTGCGGCGGCTCGGTGCCGCCGGGCGACGAGTACCGGGACGGCGCCTACTATCTGCCGACCGTCCTGGACGGCCTGGACAACTCCTCGCGCACCTGCCAGGAGGAGATCTTCGGGCCGGTGCTCGCCGCGCTGCCGTTCGACGACGAGGACGATCTCGTCCGGCGGGCCAACGCCTCGGTGTACGGGCTGGCCTGCGGCATCTGGACCCGTGACCACCGGGCGGCCTGGCGGATCGCCCGCCGGGTCGAGGCCGGCACCGTCTGGATCAACACCTACAAGCAGTTCAGCATCGCCACCCCCTTCGGCGGCCTCAAGGACAGCGGTCTCGGGCGGGAGAAGAGCCGCGACGGCATCCGCGCCTACCAGCGCCAGAAGTCCCTGTACTGGGGCACGTCGGACGCCCCCCTGCCCTGGGCCGCCCTGTAG
- a CDS encoding aspartate dehydrogenase domain-containing protein: MTRSVGLVGWGAIGRTVGTALAAGAVEGAELVCVVDNRAIGEAPAPQLTFEEALERCDLIVEAAGQGVVREWAERILRSGTDLLIASTGALTDEELAKRLLAAGPGRVYFTSGAVGGLDLLQAAQGLGPLHDIRLTTTKLPSTLEQPWMDEELLTRMRTATGPVEVMSGTARDIPVKFPKSTNVAASVALAVGDPDSVRVRVVADPGADRTRHLIEADGPQGTYRFEVAHLPDPGNPATSRIVPYAVLRSIAALAGRTGQIL, encoded by the coding sequence ATGACCCGCAGCGTGGGACTCGTCGGCTGGGGCGCCATCGGCCGCACCGTGGGCACCGCACTCGCCGCAGGCGCCGTCGAAGGCGCCGAACTGGTCTGCGTGGTGGACAACCGCGCGATCGGCGAAGCGCCCGCCCCGCAGCTGACGTTCGAAGAGGCCCTGGAGCGCTGCGATCTGATCGTGGAGGCGGCGGGCCAGGGCGTCGTACGGGAGTGGGCCGAGCGCATCCTGCGGTCCGGGACCGATCTGCTGATCGCGTCGACCGGGGCGCTCACCGACGAGGAGCTGGCGAAGCGGCTGCTGGCCGCCGGTCCTGGCCGGGTGTACTTCACATCGGGCGCCGTCGGGGGTCTCGACCTGCTCCAGGCGGCCCAGGGCCTCGGGCCGCTGCACGACATACGGCTGACCACCACCAAACTGCCGTCGACCCTCGAACAGCCCTGGATGGACGAGGAGTTGCTGACCCGGATGCGGACGGCGACCGGTCCGGTCGAGGTCATGTCGGGCACCGCACGCGACATCCCGGTGAAATTCCCCAAGTCGACGAATGTGGCCGCTTCGGTGGCCCTCGCCGTGGGGGACCCGGACTCCGTACGGGTCAGGGTGGTCGCCGACCCGGGCGCCGACCGTACCCGTCATCTCATCGAGGCCGACGGCCCGCAGGGGACCTACCGCTTCGAGGTCGCGCATCTGCCGGACCCCGGCAACCCCGCCACCAGCCGGATCGTGCCGTACGCGGTGCTGCGCAGCATCGCGGCCCTCGCCGGGCGGACGGGGCAGATCCTGTGA
- a CDS encoding SDR family oxidoreductase, whose amino-acid sequence MRTVVITGAGRGLGLAMARRAGQDGFRTVVAELDRERGESAARALRDEGLDAHFVQCDVADPASVDALASAVAGLGPLHGLVNNAALANGVGGKEFQDITVAEWDRLMAVNARSPWLVSRALLPQLLAHGDGGRIVHLASDAALYGSVRLAHYVTSKGAVIALTRAMARELGDRGITVNAVAPGITEGEATESVPAERHELYRANRAISRPQRPDDLLGLVSYLLGAESRYLTGQVIAVNGGFTMN is encoded by the coding sequence ATGCGCACTGTCGTCATCACCGGCGCCGGCCGTGGCCTCGGACTGGCCATGGCCCGCCGGGCGGGCCAGGACGGCTTCCGCACCGTGGTCGCCGAACTGGACCGGGAACGCGGCGAATCGGCGGCCCGCGCGCTGCGCGACGAGGGCCTGGACGCCCACTTCGTCCAGTGCGACGTGGCGGACCCCGCATCGGTCGACGCCCTCGCGTCGGCCGTCGCCGGGCTCGGCCCGCTGCACGGTCTCGTCAACAACGCGGCGCTCGCCAACGGCGTGGGCGGCAAGGAGTTCCAGGACATCACCGTCGCGGAGTGGGACCGGCTGATGGCCGTCAACGCCCGCTCCCCCTGGCTGGTCTCCCGTGCGCTGCTGCCCCAGCTGCTGGCGCACGGCGACGGCGGTCGCATCGTCCATCTCGCGTCCGACGCCGCGCTGTACGGCTCCGTACGGCTCGCCCACTACGTCACGTCCAAGGGCGCCGTGATCGCGCTCACCCGGGCGATGGCCCGGGAACTCGGCGACCGGGGCATCACCGTGAACGCGGTGGCGCCCGGCATCACCGAGGGCGAGGCCACCGAGTCCGTACCGGCCGAGCGCCATGAGCTGTACCGCGCCAACCGGGCCATCTCACGCCCGCAGCGCCCCGACGACCTGCTGGGGCTCGTCTCGTACCTGCTGGGCGCCGAGTCCCGTTATCTCACCGGACAGGTGATCGCCGTCAACGGCGGCTTCACCATGAACTGA
- a CDS encoding IPT/TIG domain-containing protein has product MAPPVLTSVAPNTGPAAGTNPVTLNGSQFTGATAVTFGSAAALSYTVTTPSTITATVPPGTGTVNVTVRTPAGLSNTVAYTYAPTPTLSAIAPNQGPTSGGTTVVLTGTGLTGTTAVTFGSTPATSYTVNSANQITAVTPAGSGAVAITATTVGGTSGPVFFYYLNEPSLLSVSPAEGPTSGGSTVVLTGTGLTGTTAVTFGSTPATSYTVNSATQITAITPPGSGSVACTVTGPGGTSNSVIYTYVAAPTLTALSPTQGPTGAGATVTLTGTGLTTTFAVHFGTEPAAFTVVSDTTAIAIAPAGPAGPVPVSVMTSGGTTNSLAYQRVAPPAI; this is encoded by the coding sequence GTGGCCCCTCCCGTCCTCACCTCGGTCGCACCCAATACGGGTCCGGCGGCGGGCACCAATCCCGTGACCCTGAACGGAAGCCAGTTCACCGGCGCCACCGCCGTCACGTTCGGATCCGCGGCCGCCTTGTCGTACACGGTCACCACCCCCTCGACGATCACGGCGACCGTCCCGCCCGGAACCGGCACGGTCAACGTCACCGTGCGCACGCCCGCCGGGCTCAGCAACACGGTCGCCTACACCTACGCGCCCACACCGACCCTCAGTGCGATCGCACCGAACCAGGGACCGACGTCGGGCGGGACCACCGTGGTCCTCACCGGCACCGGCCTCACCGGGACCACTGCCGTCACCTTCGGCAGCACCCCCGCGACCTCCTACACCGTCAACTCCGCCAACCAGATCACCGCCGTCACCCCGGCCGGCAGCGGCGCGGTTGCGATCACCGCGACCACCGTCGGCGGCACCTCGGGGCCGGTGTTCTTCTACTACCTCAACGAGCCCTCGCTGCTGTCCGTCTCACCCGCCGAGGGACCGACGTCCGGCGGGAGCACCGTGGTGCTCACCGGCACCGGCCTCACCGGGACCACTGCCGTCACCTTCGGCAGCACCCCCGCGACCTCCTACACCGTCAACTCCGCCACTCAGATCACCGCCATCACCCCGCCCGGCAGCGGATCCGTCGCGTGCACCGTCACCGGTCCCGGCGGCACCAGCAACTCCGTCATCTACACCTACGTGGCAGCGCCGACGCTCACCGCACTGTCGCCCACGCAGGGGCCGACCGGCGCGGGCGCCACCGTGACCCTGACGGGCACCGGGCTGACCACGACCTTCGCGGTCCACTTCGGTACCGAGCCGGCGGCCTTCACCGTGGTGTCGGACACGACAGCGATCGCGATCGCCCCGGCGGGTCCGGCGGGTCCGGTGCCGGTGAGTGTCATGACGTCGGGCGGCACGACCAACTCGCTCGCCTACCAGCGGGTTGCGCCTCCCGCGATCTAG
- a CDS encoding IPT/TIG domain-containing protein translates to MPISPNQGSTSGGTTVTITGVNLSGATAVHFGSRTATITANTPTAITAIDPAGCGVVDVNVTTAGGTSNSLSFFYISPPIAVSVDPGSGPTAGGNTVTINGYGLSTATTVSFGPNSVTPTVVSDSRLSVVVPAGSSGGSVDVAVTTTGGTTAPLTYAYLDAPTPVSLTPTSGPASGGTSVTVNGTGLASTTAVTFGGTAASFAVLNSTTLVAVTPPGTTGPVDVVVTTEGGSATLSDGFTYVSGPGI, encoded by the coding sequence ATGCCCATCAGTCCCAACCAAGGCTCCACCAGCGGCGGAACAACCGTCACTATCACCGGCGTGAACCTGTCCGGTGCCACCGCCGTCCACTTCGGGTCCCGGACGGCCACGATCACCGCGAACACCCCGACCGCGATCACCGCCATCGACCCCGCGGGCTGCGGTGTCGTCGACGTCAACGTGACGACCGCGGGAGGGACGAGCAACTCGCTCTCCTTCTTCTACATCAGCCCGCCGATCGCGGTGTCCGTGGACCCGGGCTCCGGTCCGACGGCGGGCGGCAACACGGTCACCATCAACGGCTACGGACTCTCCACTGCCACCACCGTGTCCTTCGGCCCCAACAGCGTGACCCCGACGGTCGTCTCGGACAGCCGGCTGTCGGTGGTCGTTCCGGCCGGCAGCTCAGGTGGCTCCGTCGACGTCGCCGTCACCACCACCGGGGGCACGACCGCTCCGCTCACCTACGCCTATCTCGACGCGCCGACACCGGTCTCGCTCACACCCACCTCGGGGCCGGCCTCCGGCGGTACCTCGGTGACCGTCAACGGCACCGGCCTGGCATCCACCACGGCCGTCACCTTCGGCGGTACCGCCGCGTCCTTCGCAGTGCTGAACAGCACCACGCTGGTGGCTGTCACACCGCCCGGCACCACAGGTCCCGTCGATGTCGTCGTGACCACCGAGGGCGGTAGCGCCACCCTCAGCGACGGATTCACCTACGTGTCCGGTCCCGGTATCTGA
- a CDS encoding SDR family oxidoreductase — translation MDLGLADRTVLVTGGSSGVGLATVRALLDEGANVATCGRDADRLAAAAAGLGAGGDRLLTGVCDVRDAGAVRRFTERTAEHFGALDGLVNNAGQSRMKNFAESTAEDWRDELELKFAGVLNPLHAGLALLRASPVASVVNINAVLAKQPEPRLITTSAARAGILNLSKSLSQELAPDGIRVNSVCLGLVDTGQWTRRHAASGTSLSYERWQAELAADRGVSLARLGRADEVAYAVVSLLSPRASYITGTGIDVCGGVGRSIL, via the coding sequence ATGGATCTGGGCCTCGCCGACCGCACCGTACTGGTGACCGGCGGCAGCTCGGGCGTCGGCCTGGCCACGGTCCGCGCCCTGCTCGACGAAGGCGCCAACGTCGCCACCTGCGGCCGCGACGCGGACCGGCTCGCCGCGGCCGCGGCCGGTCTCGGCGCGGGCGGCGACCGACTGCTCACCGGAGTCTGCGACGTCCGGGACGCCGGAGCGGTCCGCCGCTTCACCGAGCGCACGGCGGAGCACTTCGGCGCGCTGGACGGACTCGTCAACAACGCCGGCCAGTCGCGGATGAAGAACTTCGCCGAGAGCACGGCGGAGGACTGGCGGGACGAGCTGGAGCTGAAGTTCGCCGGCGTCCTCAACCCGCTGCACGCGGGGCTCGCCCTGCTGCGTGCCTCGCCGGTCGCCTCGGTCGTCAACATCAACGCGGTACTCGCCAAACAGCCCGAACCCCGGCTCATCACCACCAGCGCCGCCCGCGCCGGGATCCTCAACCTCTCCAAGTCCCTTTCGCAGGAGCTGGCCCCGGACGGCATCCGGGTCAACTCGGTCTGCCTGGGCCTGGTCGACACCGGGCAGTGGACCCGCCGCCACGCGGCGTCCGGCACCTCCCTGTCGTACGAGCGGTGGCAGGCGGAGCTGGCCGCCGACCGCGGGGTCTCGCTCGCCCGGCTCGGCCGCGCCGATGAGGTCGCCTACGCGGTGGTGTCCCTGCTCTCGCCCCGCGCCTCGTACATCACCGGCACCGGCATCGACGTCTGCGGCGGCGTCGGCCGCTCCATCCTCTGA
- a CDS encoding MFS transporter produces MTIDASADRAVRAAVAARFERLPMSRWHVTVRLIVGAVTFFEAFDQLLIAYAMPQLRHEWHLTDSASTWLLTVGSVGMLIGAVLSGRLADRIGRVKVIALCVAVSSVANLALAATTSPGSFMAVRFVQGLAIGGEVPVAATFIAEITRSHRRGRFVLLYELVFPAGLTVGALVAAWVVPLLGWRWMYVLAAVPGVLCVLVQRSVPESPRWLAEHGRVQEAADVMTRIETEVQRATGKPLPPVTDPPADEAGPAPEAAPEAGASGLRGLFTGRYRRRTLVIAALWFTGYFVNYGITSWLPTIYQNRYGLSLSDALLYSTVTACAGLAGCLAAALTVDRAGRRRVITVCLTGAAVMLLVLAYLGAGTPVQVLVWTSLAAVFFFGSNICLYLYTPELFPTRMRALGSSVGGAMNRLGVILGPIAVGMVYAGGHVSPVFVVLGAVALAGAAVAVVGAEETAGRRLEEVSP; encoded by the coding sequence ATGACGATCGACGCTTCAGCGGACCGAGCCGTCCGGGCGGCCGTCGCCGCCCGTTTCGAACGGCTCCCGATGAGCCGCTGGCATGTCACCGTCCGGCTCATCGTGGGCGCCGTCACCTTCTTCGAGGCGTTCGACCAGCTGCTGATCGCGTACGCGATGCCCCAGCTGCGCCACGAGTGGCATCTGACCGACTCCGCCTCCACCTGGCTGCTCACCGTCGGCTCCGTCGGGATGCTGATCGGGGCGGTGCTCTCCGGCCGGCTCGCCGACCGCATCGGCCGGGTCAAGGTCATCGCGCTGTGCGTGGCCGTCTCCAGCGTCGCCAACCTCGCCCTGGCCGCGACCACGTCGCCCGGCTCCTTCATGGCGGTGCGGTTCGTCCAGGGACTGGCCATCGGCGGCGAGGTCCCGGTGGCCGCCACCTTCATCGCCGAGATCACCCGCAGCCACCGGCGTGGGCGGTTCGTCCTGCTCTACGAACTGGTCTTCCCGGCCGGGCTCACCGTGGGCGCGCTGGTCGCCGCCTGGGTGGTGCCGCTGCTCGGCTGGCGCTGGATGTATGTGCTGGCCGCCGTGCCCGGGGTGCTCTGCGTCCTGGTGCAGCGATCCGTACCGGAGTCCCCGCGCTGGCTCGCCGAACACGGCAGGGTCCAGGAGGCGGCCGATGTGATGACCAGGATCGAGACCGAGGTCCAGCGCGCCACCGGGAAACCCCTGCCACCCGTCACCGACCCGCCGGCGGACGAGGCGGGCCCGGCGCCCGAAGCGGCCCCGGAAGCCGGGGCGAGCGGTCTGCGCGGGCTGTTCACCGGCCGCTACCGCCGCCGCACCCTGGTGATCGCCGCTCTCTGGTTCACCGGCTACTTCGTCAACTACGGCATCACGTCCTGGCTGCCGACGATCTACCAGAACCGCTACGGCCTCTCGCTCTCCGACGCGCTCCTCTACTCGACCGTCACGGCCTGCGCGGGACTCGCGGGCTGTCTGGCCGCGGCCCTCACCGTGGACAGGGCAGGACGCCGGCGCGTCATCACGGTGTGTCTCACGGGAGCCGCCGTGATGCTCCTGGTACTCGCGTACCTCGGCGCCGGGACCCCGGTCCAGGTGCTGGTGTGGACCTCGCTCGCCGCGGTCTTCTTCTTCGGCTCCAACATCTGCCTCTACCTCTACACACCCGAACTCTTCCCGACCCGGATGCGGGCCCTGGGCAGCAGCGTGGGCGGTGCGATGAACCGGCTCGGTGTGATCCTCGGCCCCATCGCCGTCGGCATGGTGTACGCCGGGGGACATGTCTCCCCGGTCTTCGTGGTGCTGGGAGCGGTGGCCCTGGCGGGCGCCGCCGTCGCGGTGGTCGGCGCGGAGGAGACGGCGGGGCGGCGCCTGGAGGAGGTCTCGCCCTGA